One window of Sphingobacteriales bacterium genomic DNA carries:
- a CDS encoding T9SS type A sorting domain-containing protein, giving the protein MILFILYNFLLSENTPFALRSLIGQKARYGNITGAQALLYSLPADAPDEQDYKTVQQINLQRLTATDTFSLSEPQYQALSNIAESYQTQAPAAQALLNLLSGEQFEWQIPLYTGKTTPPPYPQVPLINLKTENRLWVRPNPAKEQVSISIPLFFAEKQTELYLYNTQGIAVQQIPVAYGEYELSIHTQDLPNGVYILNLMADGIRVAQTKLLIQH; this is encoded by the coding sequence ATGATACTATTTATCCTTTACAATTTCCTGCTCTCCGAAAACACCCCCTTTGCCCTTCGCAGTTTAATCGGTCAGAAAGCCCGCTATGGCAATATTACCGGTGCTCAAGCCCTGCTATACAGTCTGCCTGCCGATGCGCCTGATGAGCAGGACTATAAAACCGTGCAACAAATCAATCTTCAACGCCTGACGGCAACCGATACTTTTAGCTTGAGCGAACCCCAGTACCAAGCCCTGAGCAATATAGCTGAAAGCTACCAAACCCAAGCACCCGCTGCCCAAGCCCTGCTAAACCTGCTGTCGGGCGAACAGTTTGAGTGGCAGATACCACTATATACCGGCAAAACCACCCCGCCCCCTTACCCACAAGTACCGCTCATCAATCTGAAAACCGAAAACAGATTATGGGTACGCCCCAACCCGGCAAAAGAGCAGGTAAGCATTAGCATACCCCTCTTTTTTGCCGAAAAACAAACCGAACTATACCTGTATAATACCCAAGGGATAGCAGTGCAGCAGATACCTGTTGCTTATGGCGAGTACGAACTCAGCATACACACCCAAGATTTGCCAAACGGCGTTTATATCCTAAATCTTATGGCTGATGGTATTCGCGTAGCGCAAACCAAATTGCTTATTCAACATTAA
- a CDS encoding T9SS type A sorting domain-containing protein: MSYPKVTIKDLKTTNRLWGAAQSRQPIYKHRHTAFPYRISNHLYLFNTQGKIVQQLVISHSEYTVGLSTHHLPNGVYFLSLIADGIRIEYTKFVIQH, translated from the coding sequence ATATCCTACCCGAAAGTAACCATTAAAGACCTTAAAACTACAAACCGGCTGTGGGGTGCAGCCCAATCCCGCCAGCCAATATATAAACATCGGCATACCGCCTTTCCTTACCGAATCTCAAACCACCTCTACCTGTTTAACACACAAGGTAAAATTGTTCAGCAATTAGTTATTTCCCACAGTGAATACACTGTGGGCTTGTCCACCCACCACCTTCCAAACGGTGTATATTTCCTGAGCCTAATCGCTGATGGAATCCGTATAGAATATACCAAATTTGTTATCCAACACTAA
- a CDS encoding T9SS type A sorting domain-containing protein: MDTQNNRTYLGITSEEEALVREIAATNTLAAMDARVILYTAFGEEIILALPQLPSIIAESIGNWNVHFKNQGNSNVSSVTVYPNPASDEVCMTYRLSGNRQAEFVLYDFSGMLLQSRQLTGNGLMRFQTHGLSQGIYFYQITLNGKPLRYSKFVLVK; the protein is encoded by the coding sequence ATGGATACTCAAAACAACCGAACTTACCTCGGTATCACCTCCGAAGAAGAAGCTTTGGTAAGAGAAATAGCAGCTACAAATACCCTTGCTGCAATGGATGCACGAGTAATTCTATATACAGCATTCGGTGAAGAAATAATACTTGCCTTGCCTCAACTTCCTTCCATAATAGCCGAAAGTATAGGAAACTGGAATGTACATTTTAAAAATCAAGGCAACAGCAATGTGTCATCAGTTACAGTTTATCCCAACCCCGCCTCCGATGAGGTTTGTATGACCTACCGGCTTTCCGGCAACCGGCAAGCAGAGTTTGTCCTCTACGATTTTTCCGGAATGTTATTACAATCCCGCCAACTTACCGGCAACGGCTTGATGCGTTTTCAAACCCATGGACTTTCGCAGGGTATTTACTTTTATCAGATTACTTTAAACGGAAAGCCGTTGCGATATAGTAAATTTGTTTTGGTTAAGTAA
- a CDS encoding T9SS type A sorting domain-containing protein yields the protein MFGESSILRRGQGSNSGVIQLSDGGYISCGSYGTIGDTGPQIETYLLRTDTNGNPLWYRHYGNPINSFGGYAHDYAYDFTPTLDGGYMMAGRKDSMLSESEGYAYAWLVKTNCMGLLTMPEAAFTTEQDPDVPSRFQFTNQSQYAYPDSIDGGYYVLNWGDGSPPYLCGQGYAPCTQDTLIHTYQTEGIYGVTLQVIVCNDTSTQIQAVCFGFAPNPQAEFSYQDFGGAIIFTNLSQNSYTEQGGYYVWDFGDGSPPSNQTNPIYSYEENGSYTVTLTLVVCGDTSVYSQDVVVQTVGNPPQPLQGGELQSMLQVYPNPAQNTLTFAFTEGQTPPSGGWGVTGDLGVKLYNLTGQLVLQITLAAGEKSKTISVAHLPEGVYVYVVEDGGAVLVRGKVTVVR from the coding sequence TTGTTTGGGGAAAGCAGTATTTTACGACGGGGGCAGGGATCCAACTCCGGTGTAATACAATTAAGTGACGGCGGTTATATAAGCTGTGGTAGTTATGGAACTATAGGTGATACAGGTCCGCAAATAGAAACGTATCTGTTGCGGACCGATACCAATGGTAACCCGTTATGGTATCGGCATTACGGCAATCCCATAAACAGTTTTGGAGGCTATGCCCACGATTACGCCTACGATTTTACGCCCACTTTGGACGGCGGGTACATGATGGCAGGCAGAAAAGACAGTATGTTGTCGGAAAGCGAGGGGTATGCTTATGCATGGTTGGTCAAAACCAACTGCATGGGCTTGCTAACTATGCCGGAAGCTGCATTTACCACAGAGCAAGACCCCGATGTACCAAGCCGTTTTCAGTTTACCAACCAAAGCCAATACGCCTACCCCGACAGCATAGACGGCGGCTACTATGTTTTGAACTGGGGCGATGGCAGCCCGCCCTACCTCTGCGGGCAAGGCTACGCCCCCTGCACCCAAGATACGCTCATTCACACCTACCAGACAGAGGGCATCTACGGCGTTACCCTCCAAGTCATTGTTTGCAACGACACCTCCACACAAATCCAAGCCGTTTGTTTCGGCTTCGCTCCCAATCCGCAGGCAGAATTTAGTTATCAAGATTTCGGCGGTGCTATCATCTTTACCAACCTAAGCCAAAACAGCTACACCGAGCAAGGCGGCTACTATGTTTGGGATTTTGGCGACGGCAGCCCGCCATCCAACCAAACCAACCCCATTTACAGTTACGAAGAAAACGGCAGCTACACCGTTACCCTCACCCTCGTCGTTTGCGGAGATACTTCGGTGTATTCGCAGGATGTTGTCGTGCAAACGGTAGGAAACCCACCCCAACCCCTCCAAGGAGGGGAATTACAGAGCATGTTGCAGGTTTATCCCAACCCCGCCCAAAACACCCTAACCTTTGCCTTTACAGAAGGCCAAACTCCCCCTTCAGGGGGCTGGGGGGTAACAGGGGATTTAGGGGTAAAACTCTACAACCTCACGGGTCAGTTGGTTTTGCAAATCACCCTTGCGGCGGGCGAAAAGAGTAAAACTATTTCGGTGGCTCATCTTCCGGAGGGGGTGTATGTTTATGTGGTTGAGGATGGCGGTGCTGTTTTGGTGCGGGGCAAGGTGACAGTGGTGCGGTAG
- a CDS encoding ABC transporter ATP-binding protein, producing MSFWSKLFGIVKSNTTRRNSPTLEVSFSDSIKALAILPKFFRLIWATSKEFTLINILLRVLTSVTPLLTLYIAKLIIDEVILLTKTPDLADHTRLWQLVGIELGIVLAASLVNRLINLIDSMLGDKFANKTSVMLIEHAAELDLPQFEDAEFYDKLDRARRQTIGRVSLMSDILNQFQDIITLFFLAAGLVVFNPWLILLLIVAVIPVFLSETYFNQRSYSLVMNWTAERRELDYLRFIGASDETAKEIKIFGLTNFLKERFSNLANLYYEANRRLAMKRAAWGYFFNGLGDAGYYAAYVVILSQTVKGLISVGDLTFLAGSFNRMRMLLQGILTRFSQIAQQAMYLKDFFDFFEILPNITSPANPRPFPNPIKEGFRFENVGFKYQNAKKWANRNLTFTLKAGEKLALVGENGAGKTTLVKLLGRLYDPTEGRILLDGYDLKEYDIHELRNAIGVIFQDFVRFQMPVKDNIAIGKIEEIGNENKIKHAAHQSLADEVIEALPMQYHQMLGKRFANGIELSGGEWQKVALSRAYMRNAQLLILDEPTAALDARAEYEVFVRFADLTKGKTAVLISHRFSTVRMADRILVLRNGKMEEIGSHEELLSNNGLYAELFNLQAKGYL from the coding sequence ATGTCATTTTGGAGTAAACTTTTCGGCATAGTAAAAAGCAATACAACCCGGCGCAACTCCCCTACTCTTGAAGTTTCTTTTTCTGATAGCATAAAAGCCCTCGCCATTCTGCCAAAGTTTTTCAGGTTAATTTGGGCAACGAGCAAAGAATTCACCCTTATCAATATCCTGTTGAGGGTCTTAACTTCGGTAACGCCATTGCTGACCCTTTATATTGCAAAACTAATTATAGATGAGGTTATCCTTTTAACAAAAACTCCGGATTTAGCCGACCACACTCGGTTATGGCAGTTAGTTGGAATCGAACTTGGAATTGTGTTGGCAGCAAGTTTAGTCAACCGTTTAATCAATTTAATAGATTCAATGCTTGGCGATAAGTTTGCCAACAAAACATCGGTGATGCTGATTGAACATGCCGCAGAATTGGATTTACCCCAGTTTGAAGATGCCGAATTTTATGACAAGTTAGACCGCGCAAGAAGACAAACAATCGGCAGAGTTTCGCTCATGTCAGATATATTAAATCAGTTTCAGGACATCATTACTTTGTTTTTCTTAGCCGCAGGGTTGGTGGTATTTAATCCCTGGTTAATTCTGTTGCTGATAGTTGCCGTCATCCCTGTGTTTTTGAGCGAAACCTATTTTAATCAAAGAAGCTATTCTTTAGTGATGAACTGGACTGCCGAACGCCGGGAATTAGATTATCTCCGCTTCATAGGTGCAAGCGACGAAACCGCCAAAGAAATTAAAATTTTCGGGCTGACCAATTTTCTGAAAGAACGTTTCAGCAATTTGGCCAACCTGTATTATGAAGCCAACCGGCGATTGGCCATGAAACGGGCAGCCTGGGGATATTTTTTTAACGGACTTGGAGATGCCGGTTATTATGCAGCGTATGTTGTCATCTTGTCTCAAACGGTAAAAGGCTTGATTTCTGTGGGCGATCTCACCTTTTTAGCCGGCTCATTCAATCGGATGCGCATGTTGCTTCAAGGAATTCTCACCCGTTTTTCCCAAATTGCCCAACAAGCCATGTATCTCAAAGATTTTTTTGATTTTTTTGAAATACTTCCCAACATCACTTCGCCTGCAAATCCCCGTCCTTTTCCAAACCCGATTAAAGAAGGCTTTAGGTTTGAAAATGTCGGATTTAAATATCAGAATGCAAAAAAATGGGCAAACCGCAACCTGACATTTACCCTCAAAGCCGGTGAAAAGCTGGCCTTGGTCGGAGAAAACGGAGCAGGAAAAACCACTTTGGTTAAACTGCTTGGCCGTTTATACGACCCCACCGAAGGTCGTATCCTGCTCGATGGTTATGACCTGAAAGAATATGATATTCACGAACTCCGAAACGCAATCGGGGTTATATTTCAGGATTTTGTTCGTTTTCAAATGCCCGTTAAAGACAATATTGCCATCGGGAAAATAGAAGAAATTGGCAATGAAAACAAAATCAAACATGCCGCTCATCAAAGTCTTGCCGATGAGGTGATTGAAGCTTTGCCAATGCAATATCATCAGATGCTCGGAAAAAGGTTTGCCAACGGCATCGAACTGTCCGGTGGAGAATGGCAAAAAGTCGCACTTAGCCGTGCATATATGCGAAATGCTCAACTCCTGATTTTAGATGAGCCTACTGCTGCTTTGGACGCTCGCGCAGAATACGAAGTCTTTGTGAGATTTGCCGATTTAACCAAAGGAAAAACCGCCGTTTTGATTTCACACCGTTTTTCTACGGTAAGAATGGCCGACCGGATTCTGGTTCTCCGAAACGGAAAAATGGAAGAAATAGGCTCACACGAAGAATTATTGAGCAATAACGGCCTTTATGCCGAACTTTTCAACTTACAGGCAAAAGGTTATTTGTAA
- a CDS encoding class I SAM-dependent methyltransferase — MEKLIMFENRLSKRLKHLKKWAKREQITCYRIYDRDIPEFPFSIDLYEDLIYFAEYERTTPRNAEEQEVWIEACKEIVAKTLGLPLENLFVRHRQQQKGSLQYEKIETRHRRRIVEENGLRFMVNLTDYLDAGLFLDHRITRSMVAAEAQNSRFLNLFAYTGSFSVYAAAGGAASTTSVDMSATYLQWAQDNMRLNSFIQNSHQYLQNDVLQWLRQSPPPDPLYTLAVIDPPTFSNSKRMKGIFDIQRDHVWLINQTFNKMSKKGVIYFSNNYRRFKLDSQALKASEITDITRQTIPEDFIGNRPHICFRLVK, encoded by the coding sequence ATGGAGAAATTGATTATGTTTGAAAACAGGCTTTCAAAACGTCTGAAACATTTGAAAAAATGGGCTAAACGCGAGCAAATAACCTGTTACCGCATTTATGACCGCGACATTCCCGAATTTCCATTCAGCATTGACTTGTACGAAGACCTGATTTATTTTGCAGAATACGAACGGACAACTCCCAGAAACGCTGAAGAACAGGAAGTTTGGATAGAAGCCTGCAAAGAAATAGTTGCAAAAACGCTGGGTTTACCGCTCGAAAATTTGTTTGTCCGACACAGACAACAACAAAAGGGAAGTTTGCAATATGAAAAAATTGAAACTCGTCATCGTCGGCGGATTGTGGAAGAAAACGGACTTAGGTTTATGGTTAATCTGACCGATTATTTAGATGCCGGTTTGTTTTTAGATCATCGAATTACCCGAAGTATGGTGGCTGCTGAGGCGCAAAACTCCCGTTTTCTAAATTTGTTTGCTTATACCGGATCATTTAGCGTCTATGCCGCAGCAGGGGGTGCTGCTTCAACTACTTCCGTAGATATGTCGGCAACCTATCTGCAATGGGCACAAGACAATATGCGACTAAACAGTTTTATTCAAAACAGCCACCAATACCTGCAAAATGATGTCCTTCAATGGTTGCGGCAATCCCCTCCTCCTGATCCGCTTTACACTTTAGCGGTTATTGATCCGCCTACTTTTTCAAACAGCAAACGGATGAAAGGCATCTTTGACATTCAGCGCGATCATGTATGGTTGATCAATCAAACCTTTAACAAAATGAGCAAAAAAGGGGTCATTTATTTTTCAAACAATTACCGGCGGTTTAAACTCGATAGCCAGGCATTAAAAGCCTCTGAAATCACTGACATTACCCGGCAAACTATCCCGGAAGACTTCATCGGAAATCGCCCTCACATTTGTTTCCGCCTTGTGAAATAA
- a CDS encoding fibronectin type III domain-containing protein produces the protein MKKLAVLIVIFTFYLQFAQAQALYVPGELIVQLKNDESIDRVVRDFQTFEGKATKLMVKQTLVPGLRIYLLRFDFKRITQQKLLDAMFKNPAVNIIQNNHLTKLRETIPNDPQFTDQWQYINTGANGGVPNADLDADLAWDITTGGVTVLGDSIVVCIVDDGLDLNHLDYQSNRWFNYSEIPNNGVDDDGNGYVDDYRGWNADNNNDDITGGFFGGWHGTPVAGIVGAKGNNGIGVAGVNWDVKLMIVVGGSGNEADNIAAYSYPLTMRTLYNETNGAQGAFVVATNSSWGTDYGQPSDAPLWCAMYDEMGWQGILSAGATANLNANIDEVGDLPTACPSDYLIAVTNLRRNDIKVNQAGYGVMHVDLGAYGEDTWTTAKTNNYAGFGGTSGATPHVAGAIGLIYSAPCYQLAMLSHTNPAEAAILVKQFIMDGVTPNASLDGITVTGGRLNLYNSLQMAMSYDCADTGCPTPFALSSNNITDVSASFTWNTSVEISNFIVQYKAQADVNWMVTTATSNAVTINGLTPCTNYQISIASVCDTVSSSFSFTYNFSTQGCCIPPGNITTSDINPTGATLTWQSIFGAITYLIEYRPVGSSTWLAESGIGDNNSLPLTGLIPCTAYEVRISTFCGSGSMSASSAITTFSTSGCGNCVDMIYCSANSDDDSYEHIQNITIDTFTNTSGESGGYMFYVALTPFSLTAGNTYPIALTPGFSDGDYEEYWKIWIDYNQDGIFDEQTELAFESETSSSTTVNGNITIPPGATPGSTRIRVIMKWIEDDNTPPPPCGVFDYGEVEDYCLVIEAGSACAPFVPTGLNVSNLTENSAQLNWTGSASCETYTLQYQISGSTDWNTVGDIDDNIYLLTGLNESTAYNFQVQCHCSDSDSNFSTAFSFNTESSCISQIPDGIVIQNITDTGASISWSELSGCLSYTIEYHIAGTPAWQTVLSTNNSTQLVNLIPLSMYEIRVSCNCDSGATGFSDLSTFSTFATGINNPVIEFAIQAFPNPFDKEINIFNSKESNGNSDIVLMDISGKIVWQKSLNYLPSGITVVSTETIPTGLYILQIRQGEQISFSQKIVKLEH, from the coding sequence ATGAAGAAGTTAGCAGTCCTGATTGTCATATTTACTTTCTACTTGCAATTCGCTCAGGCACAGGCATTATATGTGCCCGGTGAACTGATAGTTCAGCTTAAAAACGATGAAAGTATAGATCGAGTAGTAAGAGATTTTCAAACATTTGAAGGAAAAGCAACAAAACTGATGGTAAAGCAAACCTTAGTTCCGGGTTTGCGCATTTACCTGCTTCGTTTTGATTTTAAACGCATCACACAACAAAAATTGCTCGATGCCATGTTTAAAAATCCTGCGGTCAATATCATCCAAAACAATCACCTGACCAAACTCAGGGAAACGATACCCAATGACCCGCAATTTACAGATCAATGGCAGTACATCAATACAGGCGCAAACGGCGGAGTTCCAAATGCAGATTTAGACGCAGATCTTGCCTGGGATATTACAACAGGTGGAGTTACAGTGCTTGGTGATAGCATTGTTGTTTGTATTGTTGATGACGGATTAGACCTGAACCATCTCGATTACCAAAGCAACCGGTGGTTCAACTATTCCGAAATACCAAATAACGGAGTTGACGATGATGGCAACGGCTATGTTGACGATTATAGGGGATGGAATGCAGACAACAATAATGATGATATTACCGGAGGATTCTTCGGCGGCTGGCATGGCACTCCCGTAGCCGGTATTGTCGGCGCAAAAGGAAACAACGGCATTGGTGTTGCAGGGGTAAACTGGGATGTGAAACTAATGATAGTGGTTGGCGGCAGTGGTAACGAAGCAGATAATATTGCTGCATATTCTTATCCCCTTACAATGCGTACCCTATATAACGAAACCAACGGAGCGCAAGGCGCATTTGTCGTAGCAACCAACTCATCCTGGGGTACTGACTATGGACAGCCTTCAGACGCACCGCTTTGGTGTGCGATGTATGATGAAATGGGTTGGCAGGGCATTTTAAGCGCCGGCGCAACCGCCAATCTCAATGCCAATATTGACGAAGTCGGCGATTTACCAACTGCCTGCCCCAGCGATTATTTAATAGCTGTAACCAACCTTCGGCGAAACGATATTAAAGTCAATCAGGCAGGATATGGTGTTATGCATGTAGATTTAGGGGCTTATGGTGAAGACACCTGGACCACTGCCAAGACGAACAACTACGCCGGATTTGGGGGAACTTCCGGTGCAACGCCTCATGTTGCCGGTGCAATCGGTTTGATTTATTCAGCTCCATGTTACCAGTTAGCGATGCTTTCACATACCAACCCTGCAGAGGCTGCTATACTTGTCAAACAGTTCATTATGGACGGCGTTACCCCAAATGCAAGTTTGGACGGAATCACTGTAACCGGAGGAAGGCTGAACCTTTATAACAGCCTTCAAATGGCGATGAGTTACGATTGTGCAGACACCGGTTGCCCCACTCCTTTTGCCCTCTCATCCAACAATATCACCGATGTTTCTGCATCATTTACCTGGAACACCTCTGTCGAAATCAGCAATTTCATTGTTCAATACAAGGCACAGGCAGATGTCAATTGGATGGTTACGACTGCCACTTCAAATGCAGTAACTATCAATGGATTAACCCCATGCACCAACTATCAAATCAGCATAGCTTCTGTTTGTGATACAGTGTCAAGTTCCTTCTCTTTTACCTATAATTTCAGCACACAAGGCTGTTGTATTCCACCCGGAAATATTACTACTTCCGATATAAACCCAACCGGTGCAACTTTAACCTGGCAAAGCATTTTTGGCGCAATTACCTACCTGATTGAATATCGCCCAGTTGGATCTTCAACCTGGCTCGCCGAATCCGGAATTGGCGACAATAATAGTTTACCCCTTACAGGACTGATTCCCTGTACGGCATACGAGGTCAGAATTTCGACTTTTTGCGGCAGCGGCTCAATGAGTGCTTCCTCGGCAATAACCACTTTTTCCACTTCCGGATGTGGTAACTGCGTTGATATGATTTATTGCAGCGCCAACAGCGATGACGACAGTTATGAGCATATTCAAAACATAACCATTGATACTTTTACAAATACAAGTGGTGAAAGTGGGGGGTATATGTTTTATGTTGCCCTTACTCCTTTCAGCCTGACAGCCGGCAACACTTATCCTATAGCATTGACACCCGGATTTTCTGACGGAGATTATGAAGAATACTGGAAAATCTGGATTGACTATAATCAGGATGGAATATTTGACGAACAAACGGAGTTAGCCTTCGAATCTGAAACCTCTTCATCAACAACTGTAAATGGCAATATTACCATACCACCGGGTGCTACACCCGGCAGCACCCGAATACGGGTAATCATGAAGTGGATTGAGGATGATAATACGCCACCGCCACCTTGTGGTGTGTTTGACTATGGAGAAGTTGAAGATTATTGTCTGGTTATTGAAGCAGGCAGTGCTTGTGCACCTTTTGTTCCAACGGGTTTGAATGTTTCTAACCTGACCGAAAATAGTGCTCAGTTAAACTGGACAGGTTCGGCTTCCTGTGAAACCTATACCTTACAATATCAAATTTCAGGAAGTACGGATTGGAATACTGTCGGCGACATTGATGATAATATTTACCTGCTTACTGGTTTGAACGAAAGCACAGCCTATAATTTTCAGGTACAATGCCATTGCAGCGATTCAGATAGCAACTTTTCAACTGCTTTCTCATTTAATACAGAGTCTTCTTGTATTAGTCAGATACCTGACGGCATAGTTATTCAAAACATTACCGATACCGGTGCTTCTATCTCATGGAGCGAACTTTCAGGATGTTTAAGCTATACCATAGAGTATCATATTGCCGGAACACCTGCCTGGCAAACGGTTTTAAGTACCAATAACAGCACACAGTTAGTTAATCTGATACCGCTCAGTATGTATGAAATCCGGGTAAGTTGCAATTGCGATTCCGGTGCTACCGGATTTTCAGACCTCAGTACTTTCAGTACTTTTGCCACCGGCATCAATAATCCGGTCATTGAATTTGCCATTCAAGCCTTTCCCAATCCTTTTGACAAAGAAATTAATATTTTTAACAGTAAGGAATCGAATGGTAATTCAGATATTGTATTGATGGATATTAGCGGTAAAATTGTCTGGCAAAAAAGTTTAAACTACTTGCCATCAGGAATTACCGTAGTTTCTACTGAAACCATACCAACCGGACTATATATTCTCCAAATTCGACAGGGAGAACAAATTAGTTTTTCACAAAAAATCGTAAAACTGGAGCACTAA
- the rpmI gene encoding 50S ribosomal protein L35, protein MPKMKTHSSAKKRFTITGAGNIKRHKAWKSHLLTHKSKSRKRRLNRSVFVKACDLQRVKLLLVI, encoded by the coding sequence ATGCCAAAAATGAAAACTCATTCCAGCGCAAAGAAACGGTTTACCATAACCGGCGCCGGAAACATCAAACGTCACAAGGCATGGAAAAGCCACCTTTTAACACATAAAAGCAAAAGCAGAAAACGCAGGCTAAACCGTTCAGTGTTTGTAAAAGCCTGCGATTTACAAAGAGTAAAGTTGCTTTTAGTGATTTAA
- the rplT gene encoding 50S ribosomal protein L20, protein MPRSVNHVASKARRRNYLKLAKGYFGRRKNVWTVAKNTIEKGLLYAYRDRRNKKRRFRSLWIVRINAAVRPHGLSYSKFMHLIHTNNVQLSRKTLAELALNSPDSFNAVVNSVR, encoded by the coding sequence ATGCCAAGGTCAGTCAATCATGTCGCTTCAAAAGCAAGACGAAGAAATTATCTGAAGTTAGCCAAAGGCTACTTCGGTCGCAGAAAAAATGTATGGACAGTTGCTAAAAACACCATTGAAAAAGGGTTATTGTATGCCTATCGCGATCGCCGAAATAAAAAACGACGTTTCCGAAGTCTTTGGATTGTTCGTATCAATGCCGCAGTAAGACCTCACGGTTTGAGTTATTCCAAATTTATGCACTTAATTCACACCAATAATGTGCAATTAAGCCGCAAAACTTTAGCCGAACTTGCACTAAACAGTCCTGATTCATTTAATGCAGTGGTAAATTCAGTTCGATAG